A genomic stretch from Candidatus Woesearchaeota archaeon includes:
- a CDS encoding ATP-binding protein — MGYESNPLLTVLDPHKLEVLQTIYRIIYSAIDSIGGLRPDALSCPLVSKSRSEGQDRYLQYRHIAHWDLPRITEEQMDALEDLARYIHAPNKIQCRSHPLGGKRPASKYVTWNAGVSETTIGYLLKDWGFQEAGSTGIWVCRKFLTKEQASQRSKDGNWLYDGRALVEIREQHDIRELDFAQRVVQTAYILNHGKPYPYANLIYALYRDLSRIGLRAVTSEDIAGLEEIIEFMKWTLFASGNNKDAARYFGCKPESVVLAGVKGTGKTLIAEALATGDYKTLFIPLSAMQLVLDKRTQLSRPNRVEDEGSILAAIEDLREKSGAEVIIHCDDIEALLFDANGSSDGQHAATSNWLNNLSGIQRSGILLSGSTNDPYLIDHRFLRPGRIGYVLHVPLPDLKIRDAILAIHTRAKPLASEVTIHALAQATEGYTPAALAEICNRAGHFALQRAAARKAGSRDTFEALSGLVEADYSGVTISSDDFGKALSLVSRHTNPAENKKEDRRIKKFCDAYSSIGFRA, encoded by the coding sequence ATGGGATATGAAAGCAATCCACTTTTAACTGTTTTAGATCCTCATAAACTAGAGGTATTGCAAACTATATATCGTATTATTTATTCTGCTATTGATAGCATTGGTGGATTAAGACCTGATGCTTTGAGTTGTCCTTTAGTAAGCAAATCTCGATCAGAAGGTCAAGATAGATATCTTCAATACAGGCATATTGCACACTGGGATCTTCCAAGAATAACTGAGGAGCAGATGGATGCTTTAGAAGATTTAGCAAGATATATTCATGCTCCAAATAAAATTCAATGTCGTTCTCACCCTCTTGGTGGCAAACGACCAGCGAGTAAGTATGTTACTTGGAATGCAGGAGTAAGTGAAACTACTATTGGTTATCTTCTTAAGGATTGGGGTTTTCAAGAAGCAGGCTCAACAGGAATATGGGTTTGCAGAAAATTTCTTACCAAAGAACAAGCTTCTCAACGCTCAAAAGATGGAAACTGGCTTTATGATGGTAGAGCATTAGTAGAAATCAGGGAACAGCATGATATACGAGAACTTGATTTTGCCCAGCGTGTTGTTCAAACAGCTTACATTCTTAATCATGGTAAACCATATCCTTATGCAAATCTTATCTACGCCTTATACCGGGATTTATCACGCATCGGATTAAGGGCAGTAACTTCAGAAGATATTGCAGGACTTGAAGAAATTATAGAATTTATGAAATGGACGTTATTTGCTTCAGGAAATAATAAAGATGCTGCACGTTATTTTGGCTGCAAACCTGAATCAGTTGTTTTAGCAGGTGTCAAAGGAACAGGCAAAACCCTTATTGCAGAAGCTCTTGCTACAGGTGATTATAAAACATTATTTATTCCTTTAAGCGCAATGCAATTAGTTTTAGATAAACGCACTCAACTTTCACGGCCTAATCGTGTAGAAGATGAAGGTTCAATATTAGCAGCTATTGAGGATTTAAGGGAAAAATCCGGAGCTGAAGTTATTATCCATTGTGACGATATTGAGGCACTTCTTTTTGATGCTAATGGTTCAAGTGATGGACAACATGCTGCGACTTCAAATTGGTTGAATAATTTATCAGGGATACAGCGTTCAGGGATTTTATTATCAGGATCTACTAATGATCCTTATTTAATTGATCATAGATTTTTGCGCCCTGGAAGAATTGGTTATGTCTTACATGTTCCATTACCTGATCTTAAAATACGCGATGCAATTTTAGCAATACACACTCGGGCTAAGCCATTAGCTTCAGAGGTTACTATTCATGCATTAGCGCAAGCTACTGAAGGTTACACCCCTGCAGCATTAGCAGAAATTTGCAATCGCGCAGGACATTTTGCTTTGCAAAGAGCAGCAGCTCGAAAAGCAGGAAGCAGGGATACTTTTGAAGCTCTTTCAGGTTTAGTTGAAGCAGATTATTCAGGCGTAACAATTTCTTCAGATGACTTTGGTAAGGCACTTAGTTTAGTTTCTCGTCATACCAATCCAGCTGAAAATAAAAAAGAAGACAGGAGAATTAAAAAATTTTGTGATGCTTATAGTTCCATTGGTTTTAGAGCTT